A single genomic interval of Pyrobaculum arsenaticum DSM 13514 harbors:
- a CDS encoding helix-turn-helix domain-containing protein — MRLTETERRVAELYSRGMKPRQIAEALGISVNTVYKALSKARKAAEVVEIQPLPELAQHYYVFNTKVHTYPVSQYSASAIVVSKAVVVYDVADAILKKLDEILSILKNSGQSRHVEKRAPSIEVPNNGHDGDGHLPEAFRKNMWISLLRSKRAI; from the coding sequence GTGAGACTCACAGAGACAGAGAGGAGAGTTGCTGAGCTGTACTCAAGGGGGATGAAGCCGAGGCAGATAGCCGAGGCCTTGGGAATCTCTGTAAATACCGTGTACAAAGCGCTTTCCAAAGCCCGTAAAGCGGCAGAAGTAGTCGAGATCCAGCCGCTTCCTGAGCTCGCACAGCACTACTACGTCTTCAATACAAAGGTGCACACCTATCCGGTGTCGCAGTACTCCGCCTCTGCAATAGTGGTATCTAAGGCTGTTGTGGTCTACGACGTAGCTGATGCCATCTTAAAAAAGCTAGACGAGATTTTATCAATTCTAAAGAACTCTGGGCAATCCCGCCATGTTGAGAAGAGGGCGCCTAGTATAGAGGTGCCCAACAATGGGCACGACGGAGATGGCCATTTGCCGGAGGCGTTTAGGAAGAATATGTGGATATCCCTACTACGTAGCAAGAGGGCTATCTAG
- a CDS encoding HIT family protein, with protein sequence MHCIFCSIVKGEAPAWKVYEDDEFVVILDKYPASYGHLLVVSKKHFTNVLDAPVELVAKGFEIATRLAKAWAKLGAGGVNIVTNAGREAGQMVFHMHIHVIPRWGGELRWHGKEELRDEVAREVVERLRPIIPEYFSK encoded by the coding sequence ATGCACTGCATATTCTGTAGCATAGTCAAGGGGGAGGCTCCCGCTTGGAAGGTATACGAGGACGACGAGTTTGTCGTAATACTGGACAAGTACCCGGCGTCTTACGGCCACCTCCTCGTAGTGTCTAAAAAACACTTCACAAACGTCCTCGACGCGCCTGTAGAGCTTGTAGCTAAGGGATTTGAAATAGCGACGCGGCTTGCCAAGGCGTGGGCTAAGCTCGGCGCTGGCGGGGTTAACATTGTCACCAACGCAGGACGCGAGGCAGGCCAGATGGTATTCCACATGCATATACACGTAATACCTAGGTGGGGCGGCGAGTTGCGGTGGCACGGCAAGGAGGAGTTGAGGGATGAAGTGGCTAGAGAGGTTGTGGAGAGGCTGAGGCCCATAATACCGGAATATTTCAGTAAATAG
- the pyrH gene encoding UMP kinase, whose protein sequence is MALVLKISGRVFDNEELVLKYAEILNKLPGRIAVVAGGGEVARRYIAVARKGGASNTFQDLLGIYASRLNALLLISLLKDAYAKVPRNMEEFLEAWGRSRIVVTGGFQPGQSTATVAALVAEAVRAAALLNAANIDAVYSDDPRKNPNATRLSELKYDEFERILRSSNLPGGYELIDTWAVSILKRSCITTYIFDGRTPEAIEAVVRGENPGSKITC, encoded by the coding sequence ATGGCACTAGTGCTTAAAATTTCGGGCAGGGTCTTCGACAACGAGGAGCTGGTGTTGAAATACGCCGAGATCCTTAACAAGTTGCCCGGAAGAATCGCGGTTGTGGCAGGCGGGGGGGAGGTGGCGAGGAGATACATTGCAGTGGCGAGGAAGGGAGGAGCTTCCAACACTTTTCAAGACCTCCTAGGCATATATGCAAGTAGGCTAAACGCCCTCCTCCTTATTTCGCTTTTAAAAGACGCCTACGCAAAGGTGCCCAGGAATATGGAGGAGTTCTTGGAGGCGTGGGGCCGAAGCCGCATCGTCGTAACCGGCGGTTTCCAGCCTGGGCAGTCCACCGCCACAGTGGCGGCGCTAGTAGCGGAAGCGGTTAGGGCAGCGGCGTTGTTAAATGCCGCGAACATAGATGCGGTGTACAGCGACGACCCGAGGAAAAACCCAAACGCAACGAGACTGTCGGAGTTGAAATACGACGAGTTTGAGAGGATTCTACGCTCCTCAAACCTGCCAGGTGGCTACGAGCTGATTGACACCTGGGCCGTCTCAATACTGAAGCGTAGTTGCATAACGACCTACATATTCGACGGGAGGACGCCGGAGGCTATTGAGGCAGTGGTGCGGGGGGAGAATCCAGGCTCGAAAATTACCTGCTAA